The Girardinichthys multiradiatus isolate DD_20200921_A chromosome Y, DD_fGirMul_XY1, whole genome shotgun sequence genome has a window encoding:
- the LOC124864825 gene encoding bcl-2-like protein 12 codes for MQKDGYDSQPDKEDETKTGFKDRMKNFPRTSILSGRGSLGKSSKAKQSHQTEDSVSPSSSSDEDESEKKRKQRQVNMKKKIASLFKKNLKVSKEQNDSHPQRPSDLPSGKKRERPPDFYEEIAKKLEKLIEKSPKIKAPSPEPELGIDELAQKFAKLLCSEGDNMDRKIRENPELVSKLSGIRYKSFEYVLDTWTRSLTTQAPHSRQSSSPTLHRIAVSMELTRRMVTATGTQRLEGYAVRYMDNFVPWIKSNGGWEKVLSPDWTEEWD; via the exons ATGCAAAAGGATGGATACGATTCTCAACCGGATAAGGAAGATGAGACAAAGACTGGATTCAAGGATCGCATGAAGAACTTCCCTCGCACTTCAATTCTCAGTGGGAGAGGCTCGCTGGGCAAGAGCAGCAAGGCAAAGCAGTCCCACCAAACAGAA GATAGTGTGTCTCCCTCCTCATCATCAGATGAAGACGAAAGTGAAAAGAAGCGGAAGCAGAGACAAgtcaacatgaaaaaaaagattgCTTCGCTCttcaaaaagaatttaaaagtgTCAAAAGAGCAAAATGATTCTCATCCCCAGAGACCGAGTGACTTGCCATCAGGCAAGAAAAGAG AACGCCCTCCTGACTTCTATGAGGAGATTGCAAAGAAGCTGGAAAAACTTATCGAGAAGTCCCCCAAGATAAAGGCACCAAGTCCAGAGCCAG AGCTTGGCATTGATGAACTGGCACAGAAATTTGCTAAGCTGCTGTGTTCAGAAGGAGACAATATGGACAGGAAG ATCCGGGAGAATCCGGAGTTGGTCTCCAAATTATCAGGTATTCGCTACAAATCATTTGAGTATGTTCTAGACACCTGGACCAGAAGTCTGACAACTCAGGCCCCCCACTCGAGACAATCTTCTAGTCCAACTCTGCATCGAATAGCTGTCTCTATGGAGCTGACCCGGCGGATGGTGACGGCCACAGGAACACAGCGGTTGGAGGGCTACGCAGTGCGCTATATGGACAACTTTGTCCCATGGATCAAGAGTAATGGAGGATGG GAAAAAGTGCTCAGCCCTGACTGGACTGAAGAGTGGGATTGA